The genomic DNA CAACAAGAATATGCACGCAGCATGTCCCCCTTCACCCGTTTTATCACTTTATCTACTATCATAATACAACTTTCCTCTTATGAATCTGACAATCGTGTGAACAACCGATTATTTTTTTATTTATTCTCCGTATGTAATAAAGGAGATTCAGTAAAACTAATAAAAACTCCCTACTTTATAATGATTATAAATTAATAACTCTATTTGTACGTTACCAAAAAAAGCACTCATAATCAAGTGATGGAAACTATTCCATATGAATTATAACATCATCTTTCCTATCTTCTTTCATCATGAAGGAAAATATGTATGATTGTTCCAAAATGTAGCAAACACTTTCTCAATACAATGTATTTGACATTGTATTTCTTTTTCGTTATATTGGTTTTACAAAATTAAATTGCGCACAATTTAATTAGAAGGGAGTTATGTATGACAGAGGACTCTTTACATCTAGATAACCAACTTTGTTTTTCTATTTACGCCTGTTCTAAAGAAGTTACCCGCTTTTATCGACCATATTTAGAAGAGATGGGTATTACGTATCCCCAGTACATTACTTTACTCGTACTATGGGAGCAAGATGGACTCACAGTCAAAGAAATTGGAGAACGTCTATTTTTAGATTCCGGTACGTTAACGCCTATGTTAAAACGAATGGAATCATTACAACTTGTAAAACGCGTTCGTTCCAAAGAAGACGAGCGAAAAGTTTGTATTGAATTAACAGAACAAGGTAAAGATTTAAAAGAAAAGGCTTGTTCATTACCGACAACAATGGCAACAAATTTAGGAATTACAGAACAAGAATATCGTTCTTTATTAATTCAATTAAATAAACTAATTGAAACAATGAAAACAATTAATGATAGAAAAGGGGAATAAACATGGATAAATTATATACTGCTTCAGTAACTGCTACAGGTGGAAGAAACGGAAAAGTAGTCTCAGATGACGGCATATTAAATCTTGATGTGAAAATGCCGAAAGCACTAGGTGGTGCAGGCGGAGAGGCAACAAATCCAGAACAACTATTTGCTGCTGGTTATGCCGCTTGTTTTGATAGTGCTTTACAACTTGTCATTCGTACAAAACGTGTGAAAGTAGAAAGTACAGAAGTAACTGCTCACGTTTCTATCGGAAAAGATACGGATGGTGGTTTCGGCCTATCTGCTGTACTTGATGTACATGTCGCTGGCGTTTCACATAGCGAAGCACAAGAACTTGTAGAAGCTGCTCATGGTGTATGTCCTTACTCTAAAGCAACACGAGGAAATATTGAAGTTACGTTAAATGTACGCTAAAAATGTATAAAGAAAAAAACGCGCGACATTCGTCACGCGTTTTTTGTTTTTGTCATTTTATGAATTGCTTTCCATGCTTCTTCTTTTCCAAGTCCTGTTTCAGAAGAGAATAGAACAATTTCATCGCCAATTTCAACAGCAAGCGTTTCTTTTACAACTTTTAAATGCTTTTGCCATTTTCCTTTCGGAATTTTATCGGCTTTCGTTGCAATAATAATTGTTGGGATTTCATAGTGCTTTAAGAAATCATACATCATTACGTCATCGTTTGTTGGTTGGTGACGTAAATCAACTACTAATACAGCTGCGTCTAATTGCTCACGCGTTGTAAAGTACGTTTCAATCATTTTGCCCCATGCTGCGCGCTCTGATTTAGATACTTTCGCATATCCATAACCTGGAACGTCAACAAAATGCATCATCTCATTGATTAAGAAAAAGTTCAACGTTTGCGTTTTTCCTGGTTTAGAAGAAATACGTACTAACTTTTTACGATTTAAAATTTTATTAATAAAGGAAGACTTCCCGACATTTGAACGACCTGCTAATGCAATTTCTGGTAAATCACTGTCTGGATATTGTTCTGGTTTAACAGCACTAATTACAATATCTGCTTTTGTTACTTTCATTGTTTCACTCCTACTAATGCGTGCTCCAATACTTCATCTAAATGAGATGCAAGCACAAACGTAAGGTTTTCTTTTACGCTCTCTGGAATATCATCTAAATCTTTCTCATTTTCCGCTGGTAAAATAATCTTAGTTAAACCTGCGCGGTGAGCACTTAATGTTTTTTCTTTTAAACCACCAATTGGTAATACACGGCCACGAAGTGTAATTTCACCTGTCATCCCCACTTCTTTACTTACAGGAATACCTGTTAGTGCAGAAATAAGTGCCGTTGCCATCGTAATACCTGCTGACGGTCCATCTTTTGGAACTGCTCCTTCTGGAACATGAATATGAATATCATTTTTCTCATGAAAATTCGGATCAATCTGAAGCTCTTCTGCACGAGAACGAATATAACTAAACGCAGCTTGTGCTGATTCTTTCATAACATCCCCAAGTTTCCCTGTTAAAATTAATTTCCCCTTACCTGGCGCTACAGAGACTTCAATCGCAAGTGTATCCCCGCCTGCTGCTGTATACGCCAAACCTGTCGCCATACCAACTTGGTCTGTTTTTTCAGCTTGCCCATAACGGAATATGTGCTTACCAAGTAAATCAACAACATTTTTCTCCGTTACAACAATGCGCTTGCGTTCTGCTGTAACGATAATTTTTGCTGCTTTACGGCAAACTTTTGCAATTTGGCGCTCTAGCGTACGAACACCAGCCTCACGTGTATAATAACGAATAATTTCAAGAAGTGCTTCATCACGTACTTGTAAATTACCTTTTCGTAAGCCATGCTCTTTTAATTGTTTCGGCAATAAATGTTCACGAGCAATATGAACTTTTTCAAGTTCTGTATAGCCAGCAATCGAAATAATTTCCATACGGTCAAGTAATGGACCTGGAATACTTGAAAGTGTATTTGCAGTTGCTACAAACATAACTTTCGATAGATCATATGGTTCTTCAATATAATGGTCACTGAAGTTATGGTTTTGTTCTGGATCTAACACTTCAAGTAATGCTGCAGATGGATCTCCACGAAAATCGTTAGACATTTTATCAATCTCATCTAATAAAAAGACTGGATTAACTGATTTCGCCTTTTTCATACCTTGAATAATACGTCCTGGCATCGCTCCAACATACGTACGACGGTGACCACGAATTTCAGATTCATCACGTACACCACCAAGGGAAACACGGACAAAATTACGATTTAATGATGTTGCAATTGAACGCGCTAACGAAGTTTTTCCGACCCCAGGAGGTCCTACTAAGCAAAGGATAGGTCCTTTTAATGAATTCGTTAACTTCTGTACCGCTAAATATTCAAGCACGCGCTCTTTCACTTTCTCAAGACCGTAATGATCTTTGTTTAAAATCTCTTCAGAATGAACAAGATCAATCATATCTTCTGTTGCTTCTGTCCACGGAAGTGCTAATAACCAATCCATATAATTGCGAATAACACCGCTCTCCGCAGAACTTGCTGGTAACTTTTCATAACGGTCTAATTCTTTCAGTGCAGCCTTCATTGTTTCTTCAGGCATTCCCGACTGTTCAATTTTCTCACGAAGTTCTTCAACTTCCCCGCCCTTACCTTCTTTATCGCCAAGTTCAGTTTGAATCGCCTTCATTTGCTCACGTAAGAAATATTCTTTTTGCGTGCGCTCCATTGAACGTTTCACTTTTTGTCCAATTTTCTTTTCTAAACTAAGTAACTCTTGTTCATCTTGAATAATTGAAATAAGTGTATGTAATCGTTCCTTCACAGATATAATCTCTAAAATTTCTTGTTTCTGCTTCGTCTTAATTGGCAAGTGAGAAGCAATTAAATCAGCTAATCTTCCTGGCTCTTCTACATCAGCTACCGTTGCAAATGTTTCATTTGAAACTTTTTTCGAAACTTTAATATATTGTTCGAAATGCTCCAGTAACGTACGCATAAGAGCTTTCTCTTCTAGATCATCTTCCACTTCTTCCGTTACCGTTTTGATAGAAACTTGCACTACATTTTCTTCTTCGATAAACTCTACTACTTCTGCTCTATGTAAACCTTCTACAAGGACACGAAGCGTACCGTTCGGCAATTTTAACATTTGCTTCACTTTCGCCACTGTACCTACACTATATATGTCATCTTCTTTCGGATCATCGATATTCATTTCTTTTTGCATTGCTAAAAAGATGATATTTTCATCCATTGCCGCCTGCTCTAGTGCTTGTATCGATTTATCACGTCCTACATCAAGATGCAGAACCATCGTTGGATATACGAGAACGCCTCTTAATGGTAGGAGGGGTACGATTCTTTCATTCGTATTCATACTAGACATAGCACCTCCATAATAAATTAAACTCCTGTTCAACTATTTTATATTACAATACATCTAGATGCAATTGCAGAGATTTTCCGCAATTGTAAATCCCTCGTTTTTTTCCCTTATAAAAAGAAAAAAAGACTCCGCTTAAGCATACAAACTTAAACGAAGTCTGGCAAATGTTATTATCTTCATTCTCACATTGATTGTGCATCTGTTTCGTCCACAGCAGTATGTATATCAAGCTCTCGATGCATATTTTCCTGCATAAATGTTAGCTCAAATACTTCATTTAACTTACGAACAGGAATGATTTCAATTCCTTTTATTGTGTACAAAAACGGTTGCATGTTTTCAGCAGGAATGATAACTTTCTTAGCACCTGCTTTTTTCGCGGCTTTTATTTTTGCATACACACCACCAATAGGTTTCACTTCTCCGTGTATACTTATCTCACC from Bacillus basilensis includes the following:
- the ysxC gene encoding ribosome biogenesis GTP-binding protein YsxC — protein: MKVTKADIVISAVKPEQYPDSDLPEIALAGRSNVGKSSFINKILNRKKLVRISSKPGKTQTLNFFLINEMMHFVDVPGYGYAKVSKSERAAWGKMIETYFTTREQLDAAVLVVDLRHQPTNDDVMMYDFLKHYEIPTIIIATKADKIPKGKWQKHLKVVKETLAVEIGDEIVLFSSETGLGKEEAWKAIHKMTKTKNA
- the lon gene encoding endopeptidase La codes for the protein MSSMNTNERIVPLLPLRGVLVYPTMVLHLDVGRDKSIQALEQAAMDENIIFLAMQKEMNIDDPKEDDIYSVGTVAKVKQMLKLPNGTLRVLVEGLHRAEVVEFIEEENVVQVSIKTVTEEVEDDLEEKALMRTLLEHFEQYIKVSKKVSNETFATVADVEEPGRLADLIASHLPIKTKQKQEILEIISVKERLHTLISIIQDEQELLSLEKKIGQKVKRSMERTQKEYFLREQMKAIQTELGDKEGKGGEVEELREKIEQSGMPEETMKAALKELDRYEKLPASSAESGVIRNYMDWLLALPWTEATEDMIDLVHSEEILNKDHYGLEKVKERVLEYLAVQKLTNSLKGPILCLVGPPGVGKTSLARSIATSLNRNFVRVSLGGVRDESEIRGHRRTYVGAMPGRIIQGMKKAKSVNPVFLLDEIDKMSNDFRGDPSAALLEVLDPEQNHNFSDHYIEEPYDLSKVMFVATANTLSSIPGPLLDRMEIISIAGYTELEKVHIAREHLLPKQLKEHGLRKGNLQVRDEALLEIIRYYTREAGVRTLERQIAKVCRKAAKIIVTAERKRIVVTEKNVVDLLGKHIFRYGQAEKTDQVGMATGLAYTAAGGDTLAIEVSVAPGKGKLILTGKLGDVMKESAQAAFSYIRSRAEELQIDPNFHEKNDIHIHVPEGAVPKDGPSAGITMATALISALTGIPVSKEVGMTGEITLRGRVLPIGGLKEKTLSAHRAGLTKIILPAENEKDLDDIPESVKENLTFVLASHLDEVLEHALVGVKQ
- a CDS encoding organic hydroperoxide resistance protein, which encodes MDKLYTASVTATGGRNGKVVSDDGILNLDVKMPKALGGAGGEATNPEQLFAAGYAACFDSALQLVIRTKRVKVESTEVTAHVSIGKDTDGGFGLSAVLDVHVAGVSHSEAQELVEAAHGVCPYSKATRGNIEVTLNVR
- a CDS encoding MarR family winged helix-turn-helix transcriptional regulator; its protein translation is MTEDSLHLDNQLCFSIYACSKEVTRFYRPYLEEMGITYPQYITLLVLWEQDGLTVKEIGERLFLDSGTLTPMLKRMESLQLVKRVRSKEDERKVCIELTEQGKDLKEKACSLPTTMATNLGITEQEYRSLLIQLNKLIETMKTINDRKGE